In Onthophagus taurus isolate NC chromosome 6, IU_Otau_3.0, whole genome shotgun sequence, a genomic segment contains:
- the LOC139429998 gene encoding uncharacterized protein encodes MWERVERFKVGEAVESDHQPLEVEVKGVGGRRRAELGSKFIRTDWSEEGVAFYRGNLDTWQQRIQEINGLEELTQVVREATLKRECVRRGDKVGRNDWYDGECKKAKREARRRLRLWRRGKIGVDRYREARREYRELCSGKKTELREKEAAEIRGITREGEVWRYLKKGKKGREMITSEIHMTEWKSYFMGLLGGVETRLTGLGGYEGDGGEEIAEEEMEAVLRRLKKGKAPGEDGIHNEAWLEASRVVRVKLLEGMNIVWRGGGIPEGWKVGVICPVYI; translated from the coding sequence ATGTGGGAGAGGGTGGAAAGGTTTAAAGTGGGAGAAGCGGTAGAGTCGGATCACCAACCGTTGGAGGTGGAGGTAAAGGGGGTGGGCGGCAGAAGGCGAGCGGAACTGGGTAGCAAGTTCATCAGGACAGATTGGTCGGAAGAAGGGGTAGCATTCTACAGGGGAAACCTCGACACTTGGCAACAGAGGATACAAGAGATCAACGGGTTGGAAGAGCTTACCCAGGTAGTGCGGGAAGCAACACTGAAAAGGGAGTGTGTACGTAGGGGGGACAAAGTGGGGAGGAACGACTGGTATGATGGCGAGTGCAAGAAGGCGAAGAGGGAGGCGAGAAGGAGGTTGAGGCTGTGGAGACGGGGGAAGATAGGGGTGGATAGATATAGGGAAGCCAGGAGAGAATACAGAGAGTTATGCAGTGGAAAGAAAACAGAATTGAGGGAGAAGGAGGCGGCAGAGATTAGGGGGATAACAAGGGAAGGGGAGGTCTGGAGGTATCTGAAAAAAGGAAAGAAGGGTAGGGAGATGATAACCAGCGAAATACACATGACAGAATGGAAGAGTTACTTTATGGGATTATTGGGAGGGGTTGAAACGAGGCTAACGGGGTTGGGAGGATATGAGGGAGATGGGGGAGAGGAGATAGCAGAAGAGGAGATGGAGGCGGTGCTTAGGAGATTGAAGAAGGGAAAGGCGCCAGGTGAAGATGGGATACATAACGAAGCATGGTTGGAAGCATCAAGGGTGGTGCGAGTGAAGTTGTTGGAGGGGATGAATATCGTATGGAGAGGGGGTGGGATTCCGGAGGGATGGAAAGTGGGGGTAATTTGCCCAGTATATATATAA